In Limnochordia bacterium, the following proteins share a genomic window:
- the lpdA gene encoding dihydrolipoyl dehydrogenase, giving the protein MDYDVLVIGAGAAGYVAALHAANNGLKTVLVEEDVVGGTCLNAGCIPTKALVSTCQILQTIERSKDFGIRVVDVEIDYERVVKRKDQAVTRLRKGIEFLFRKHKLNVLQGHATLLDPHTVQVTNTQVEELTSKNIIVATGSRPVSLFGLEFGDRVISSKEALELRQIPEKLLVIGGGVIGCELGYIFNTLGSSVSIVEAASQLIPGEDAQVSTLLLRSLKKQGIVIHTNTLVSNLNITDEGVIAQLPEGDVIQADQVLISVGRRPYYGDLGLEQIGVEMEKRGGIKVDENMKTNIDGIYAIGDVTGKWQLAHVASAEGLAAVNAILGKPSPVNYGVIPRGIFTSPEIGAVGINLEQAKAQGLDCAESVFSLVANGRAVAGGETEGFVKVVYQVGTGEILGMHIIGAHATELVAEGALAMELGATVADVAKTIHAHPTFAESIQEAARGAAGIGF; this is encoded by the coding sequence GTGGACTATGATGTATTAGTGATAGGAGCTGGAGCTGCAGGTTATGTGGCTGCTTTGCATGCTGCAAATAACGGACTTAAGACTGTCCTTGTTGAAGAGGACGTAGTGGGTGGGACTTGCCTGAATGCGGGTTGTATTCCGACGAAAGCATTGGTTAGTACATGTCAGATTCTGCAGACCATAGAGCGCAGCAAGGACTTCGGTATTCGGGTTGTTGATGTAGAGATTGATTATGAAAGGGTAGTAAAACGTAAGGACCAAGCGGTGACCCGATTGCGAAAAGGCATTGAGTTTCTGTTTAGAAAGCACAAGCTTAACGTACTGCAAGGTCACGCCACATTGCTTGACCCACATACGGTGCAAGTGACCAACACTCAGGTTGAGGAGTTGACCAGTAAGAACATCATCGTTGCCACTGGCTCCCGGCCGGTGTCCCTTTTTGGATTAGAGTTTGGTGATCGGGTTATCTCCAGTAAGGAAGCACTAGAACTACGACAGATTCCCGAGAAGCTTTTGGTGATCGGTGGGGGTGTGATTGGTTGTGAATTGGGCTATATTTTCAATACCCTTGGTTCCTCGGTAAGCATTGTTGAGGCGGCAAGCCAGTTAATCCCCGGGGAAGATGCCCAGGTTAGCACTTTGTTGCTGAGAAGTCTTAAGAAGCAGGGGATCGTGATCCATACCAATACTCTAGTCAGTAACCTTAACATCACCGATGAAGGGGTTATTGCCCAGCTCCCCGAGGGAGATGTTATCCAGGCTGATCAGGTCCTTATTTCCGTCGGTCGTCGGCCCTACTACGGTGATCTGGGTTTAGAGCAGATCGGTGTGGAAATGGAAAAGCGCGGTGGCATCAAGGTTGATGAGAATATGAAAACCAACATTGATGGAATCTATGCCATTGGTGATGTAACGGGCAAATGGCAACTGGCCCATGTTGCTTCTGCAGAGGGACTGGCGGCGGTTAATGCCATCTTAGGAAAACCATCCCCAGTCAACTATGGGGTTATTCCCCGGGGTATTTTTACCAGTCCTGAGATTGGTGCGGTGGGGATCAACCTAGAACAGGCTAAGGCCCAAGGACTTGACTGTGCCGAATCGGTCTTTTCCCTGGTGGCTAATGGACGTGCCGTAGCCGGTGGTGAAACAGAAGGATTTGTGAAAGTGGTCTATCAAGTAGGTACGGGAGAGATTCTAGGGATGCATATTATTGGTGCCCATGCCACGGAGTTAGTTGCCGAAGGGGCTTTAGCAATGGAATTAGGGGCAACGGTTGCCGACGTTGCTAAGACCATTCATGCTCATCCTACCTTTGCAGAGAGCATTCAGGAGGCAGCTCGGGGTGCAGCTGGTATCGGGTTCTAA